GTGCTGGCCGACCACGTGCGCGCCATTGCCTTTACCATTGCCGATGGGCAGCTGCCCTCCAACGTGAAGGCCGGCTACGTGATTCGCCGCATCCTGCGCCGGGCCGTGCGCTACCAGTTCTCGAGCCTGGGCTTCAAGCAGCCCTTCCTGTACACGCTGGTGCCCGTGCTGGCCGACCAGATGCGCGCCATCTTCCCCGAGCTGAAGCAGCAGCAGCAGTTCGTGCAGCGCGTCATCGAAGAAGAAGAAATCAGCTTCCTGAAAACCCTGGAAAACGGCCTGCGCCGCCTCGAAAGCCTGGAAGAAAGCTTCCGCCAGAACGGAGGCCGCATCGACGGCAAAACCGCCTTCGAGCTGAGCGACACCTTCGGTTTCCCCCTGGACCTCACGGCCCTGATTGCTCGCGAAAAGGGTCTTTCGGTGGACGCAGAGGGCTTCCAGCAGGAGCTGGAGCAGCAGAAAAACCGCTCCCGTAACGCCCAGGAAGCCGAGCAGAGCGACTGGGTGACGGTGCACGATGCCGAGGAGCAGCCGCAGTTTGTGGGCTACGACCAGGAGCAGGCCCCGGCCCGCATCCTGCGCTACCGCCGCACCGACCGCAAAGGCAAAACCGAGTACCAGGTGGTGCTCGACCAAACCCCGTTCTACGCCGAGTCGGGCGGACAGGTGGGCGACACGGGCTACCTGGAATCGGACCTGAGCAAGGTGCGGGTGCTGGACACCAAAAAGGAAAATGACCTCATCGTGCACACCGTGCTGGACCTGCCCCAGGATCTGGACGCCGAGTTTACGGCCCGCTACGACGCGGCCCGCAAAGACCAGATCCGGCGCAACCACACGGCCACGCACTTGTTGCAAGCCGCCCTGCGCGAGGTGGTGGGCCCGCACGTGCAGCAGAAAGGCTCCTTGGTGAATGAAAAGCTGCTGCGCTTCGACTTCAGCCACTTCACCAAAGTAACCGACGACCAGCTGCGGCAGGTGGAAACCCTGGTGAACCAGAAAATCCGCCAGCAGATTCCGCTGGATGAGCGCCGCAACGTGCCCATCGACGAGGCCAAGAGCCTGGGCGCCACGGCCTTGTTTGGGGAGAAGTACGGCGACTTCGTGCGCGTCATCACCTTCGACCCCGGCTTCTCGGTGGAGCTGTGCGGGGGCACCCACGTGCGCACCACCGGCGACATTGGCTTCTTCAAAATCACGAGTGAAAGTGCCGTGGGCGCCGGCGTCCGCCGCATCGAGGCCGTAACGGCCGAGGCCGCCGAAGCCTACGTCAACCAGCAGCTCGACCTGTTGCAGCAGGTGCGCGAGGCCCTCGGAAACCCCCAGCACCTTATTCCCAGCATCGAGAAGCAGAGCGAGGAAATGGCCGGCCTGCGCAAGCAGATCGAGCAGTTTGCCCAGCAGAGCATCAACCAGCAGAAAGAGCAGCTGGCCGTCCAGGTAAAACCCCTGCACGGTGTAAACTTCCTGGCCGCCCAGGTGCAGGCCGCCTCCGCCGACGCCCTCAAAAAGCTGGCCTACGACCTGCGCCAAACCGTGCCCAACCTGGTAGCCGTACTCGGCGCCGACATCGACGGCAAGCCCCAACTGGCCGTGATGCTGGACGACGAGTTGGCTAAAGCCGGCAAGCTCAACGCTACCACCCTGGTGCGCGAGCTGGCTAAGGAAATCCAGGGTGGGGGCGGCGGCCAGCCCTTCTTCGCCACGGCCGGGGGTAAGAATGCTGCCGGCCTCAGCGCCGCCATCGGCCGGGCCGAGGCGCTGGTAGGGCAGGGGCTGGGGTAGTCAGTTGAAGTTTCCGGCGTAACGCTGCAATGCTGCCTGGCTGTAGCCACCGAGGCCCTGTATCAGCTGCTGAAGGTGTACTCCGAAGACTACAAGGCCGTGGACTTGCTGGCGGCCACGCGCACGGCCACCGTCGAGAACATGGAGCAGTACTTCAAGCTCCAGGAAATTGCCGAAGCCAAGCTGCAAGTCGTCAACGACTCGGTGGACGCGGCCCAGCAGCGGTTTGCCCGGCGCCACGGCATGACCCTCTCGGAAGACCCCGAAGGCAAGCGCCTGGCCCAGTACATGCGGCAGGTATCGGAGGTGAATAGCTACCTGCACAAGGTGTACCTGGCCCAGTTCCGCACCGAAAAAGCCACTGCCCGCCTCACCGACGCCCTCACGGCCCAGGACCAGGCCGCGTTTGAAGTCGCCCGCCTCCAGCTCATCGAAGATGCTCAAAAGGCCACCGCCGAGCTGGCCGCCCTGCCGGCTTTTCGCGGCAAGGACGCCCGTTACCGCGACGCGGCCCGCAACCTGGTGAAGTTCTACGCCTCCTTTGCCGCCGACCAGGCCGCCCAGATGAAGCCGCTGATGGAACGCAAAAACGGGCTCACCAAGGCCGAAGCCGACCGGATGAACGGCTTCATCAACGTGTACAATACCCAGAACCAGAAGCTGAGCCAGGCCTTCAACCAGGCCGCCAACGCCTTGCAGGCCACCTACATTCCGGTGTTCAACGACTGAGTGGGCTAGGGCGCGTTTACAATTAGAGCCACGTCAGTGCCCGGCTGTGGAGACGCACTATGATGGGTTTCTACAGCCGGGCACTGACGTGAAACCTGCTCTTGAGTCAGGGAAAACCGGCGGTTACGCCTGGTCGTGTTCTCGCAAATACGCCAGCACGTGGCCTACGGTGAGTTCATGGCGGGCCAGCATGCTGAGCAGGCTGTGCTCGTAGGGCACCAGCGGGCGGGACGCATCGTGGGTGAGGGCCAGGGCCGTTTGTATCAGCTTCTGAAGGCCCTGCTCAGTGTCGAGCAGCGAAGGCTGCTGGCTCAGCCACAGCAGAAGAAAGAATTGCATTCTCAAAAGTCGCGGCAGGGCGGGTGGAGTTCAAGCTCCGCTATGGGCCGTTTCGAGGATCGGGAGTGAAAACCCGCCCAAACCGGTCCAGGCCTCGACCAACGAGTGGCGTGGTGGGGGCCACAGCTGGCCCGGCCGGTAGCGGTAGGGGAGCAGGCGGGGCGGCGGGAAACTTGCCCATCCTCGTTACCTTGCGTCAGAAATCAGCGCTACCAGTAAAATCAGCGCGAATCTGCGATTCGA
This region of Hymenobacter sp. YIM 151500-1 genomic DNA includes:
- the alaS gene encoding alanine--tRNA ligase, whose protein sequence is MLPTASHVRQQFLDFFASKGHHIVPSAPLVVKDDPTLLFINSGMAPFKDYFLGNKPAPHQRVADTQKCLRVSGKHNDLEEVGYDTYHHTLFEMLGNWSFGDYFKTEAIAWAWELLTEVYQLPKDRLYVTYFEGDAGDGLGADTETQQLWRQYTSDDRILPGNKKDNFWEMGDTGPCGPCTEIHIDLRDEAEVAATPGRELVNADHPQVVEIWNNVFMEFQRLADKSLIKLPQQHVDTGMGFERLMMAVSGVKSNYDTDVFQPLIRFISEAAGVAYTGGMEKTDIAMRVLADHVRAIAFTIADGQLPSNVKAGYVIRRILRRAVRYQFSSLGFKQPFLYTLVPVLADQMRAIFPELKQQQQFVQRVIEEEEISFLKTLENGLRRLESLEESFRQNGGRIDGKTAFELSDTFGFPLDLTALIAREKGLSVDAEGFQQELEQQKNRSRNAQEAEQSDWVTVHDAEEQPQFVGYDQEQAPARILRYRRTDRKGKTEYQVVLDQTPFYAESGGQVGDTGYLESDLSKVRVLDTKKENDLIVHTVLDLPQDLDAEFTARYDAARKDQIRRNHTATHLLQAALREVVGPHVQQKGSLVNEKLLRFDFSHFTKVTDDQLRQVETLVNQKIRQQIPLDERRNVPIDEAKSLGATALFGEKYGDFVRVITFDPGFSVELCGGTHVRTTGDIGFFKITSESAVGAGVRRIEAVTAEAAEAYVNQQLDLLQQVREALGNPQHLIPSIEKQSEEMAGLRKQIEQFAQQSINQQKEQLAVQVKPLHGVNFLAAQVQAASADALKKLAYDLRQTVPNLVAVLGADIDGKPQLAVMLDDELAKAGKLNATTLVRELAKEIQGGGGGQPFFATAGGKNAAGLSAAIGRAEALVGQGLG
- a CDS encoding LIC11966 family surface protein; amino-acid sequence: MYSEDYKAVDLLAATRTATVENMEQYFKLQEIAEAKLQVVNDSVDAAQQRFARRHGMTLSEDPEGKRLAQYMRQVSEVNSYLHKVYLAQFRTEKATARLTDALTAQDQAAFEVARLQLIEDAQKATAELAALPAFRGKDARYRDAARNLVKFYASFAADQAAQMKPLMERKNGLTKAEADRMNGFINVYNTQNQKLSQAFNQAANALQATYIPVFND